A portion of the Drosophila innubila isolate TH190305 chromosome 3L unlocalized genomic scaffold, UK_Dinn_1.0 0_D_3L, whole genome shotgun sequence genome contains these proteins:
- the LOC117787151 gene encoding RNA polymerase II degradation factor 1, protein MCRQLFMLLLLVAASNAATHVNISIAQQPATNPADVNIVDGHAPAELRAGPYRPEEEPRFARLQERPQQQQQQQQQQQQLPQQLPQQQQSQQPQQQQPVSPRQGLGLQPTPVATGNNGRLPRRRGHKRRPSLHQQPPHSGQFRQRNQQLRQNQEFERYIQSYHSHGPSVETVFESSSPSPQRYTQSSSSSSSSIAPDDAVSIGGAKSQQLRMFERQVAAPVAQQSQSANVEQAQDSKPVYEPQAPAPVQTASIAPVSSSSVSSSSSSSSSSSSSPSSSSGNAPAPALAPAAIPNEAKLGGGVSYEPSFEPAFDVGTSYNRPSYDQGGYSYDDVQDDYQDQYPPAVDENSGYDDYSDQAGGSGYLPPQRGYVQPAPPRPLVTKTIQIVQPALKAKKYEVRHPAVQKEFYDIEERVVIKPAGTLVVELDHPVAKIPRGETLLPLGHPHPAVAAAYNNNGHVQTQDYSHNANTYRPSYEQPKEQSQVTTVGSSVTTMPSYDQAPKDEYVEAQLQQQQPQDATDGNRQPSPATSSTSSSSSGSSSTITATDSNGNQFQISRKHLAPGMIPRQEPELQDYDYGRSEASYPPQRSYQRANSFNRQSYPSQSTDDYFTGEFLPNANAGNVESKPARLEEAPRPQIIKHEHKIHLPPSQHNIYLGRSRQPPPKERRISEVQLPFGQEHPAHVAELKPYLRNHAGPTVVYAKSAARPAAPRSYYQQSSRQRSPLAEELEYSAPYSRMRYDPDIESGRLEEAPKEVQTKEPAKAQIHLQIPHEHDPDQSIVATATISPVKPDCDQKQEQQERSSRLRQQPQQQQQFQRLVEAPAAAASPATTQATPTPTQSQLDVDVAGNGAAGHLNRHLQPNERVISATAAPTDAAATSETFHKRRIVVNHPFQTVREVVEHEPITNYHQIQVNEPASPMLFHQAAYYQQPVQTHGNLVQYQSASTHGNLYSHYG, encoded by the exons ATGTGCCGTCAGCTGtttatgctgctgttgctggtggcTGCCAGCAATGCGGCAACACATGTCAACATTTCCATAGCCCAACAGCCGGCTACGAATCCAGCTGATGTTAACATTGTGGATGGACATGCGCCTGCCGAGCTGCGAGCGGGTCCCTATCGTCCGGAGGAGGAGCCACGCTTTGCACGCCTGCAGGAGCgtccacaacagcagcaacagcaacagcaacagcagcagcagttgccacaacagttgccacaacagcagcaatctcagcagccgcaacagcaacagccggTGTCACCTCGCCAGGGCTTGGGATTGCAGCCAACACCtgttgcaactggcaacaatgGTCGTCTGCCACGTCGTCGTGGTCACAAACGCCGTCCCTCGTTGCATCAACAGCCGCCACACAGCGGACAGTTCCGTCAACGCAACCAACAACTGCGCCAAAATCAGGAATTCGAACGTTACATTCAGTCGTATCATAGTCATGGACCTTCTGTCGAAACT GTCTTTGAATCCTCCAGTCCTTCCCCTCAGCGCTATACACaatccagcagcagcagctcaagtTCCATTGCCCCAGACGATGCAGTGTCCATAGGTGGCGCCAAATCGCAGCAGTTGCGCATGTTTGAACGCCAGGTGGCTGCGCCGGTTGCACAACAGAGTCAGAGTGCCAATGTGGAGCAGGCACAGGATAGCAAACCTGTCTATGAGCCACAAGCGCCAGCGCCTGTTCAAACTGCTTCTATAGCGCCCGTCAGTTCGAGTTCCGTCTCCAGCTCTagttcctcctcctcctcctcgtctTCCTCGCCCAGTTCCAGTTCAGGCAATGCTCCTGCACCTGCACTCGCCCCCGCTGCAATTCCCAATGAAGCCAAGTTGGGAGGCGGCGTCTCATATGAACCCTCGTTTGAGCCCGCTTTCGATGTTGGTACTAGCTACAACAGACCCAGTTATGATCAGGGTGGCTACAGCTATGATGATGTCCAGGATGATTATCAGGATCAATATCCACCAGCCGTAGATGAGAACTCCGGCTATGATGACTACTCGGATCAGGCTGGCGGATCAGGTTACTTGCCACCACAACGTGGCTATGTGCAACCCGCACCACCGCGTCCCCTTGTTACCAAGACCATACAGATTGTGCAGCCGGCGCTAAAGGCCAAGAAGTACGAGGTGCGTCATCCGGCCGTTCAAAAGGAGTTCTATGACATTGAGGAGCGTGTTGTGATTAAACCTGCTGGCACATTGGTTGTGGAACTGGACCACCCGGTGGCCAAGATACCCAGAGGAGAGACGCTGCTGCCCCTGGGCCATCCACAtcctgctgtggctgctgcctacaacaacaatggtcACGTGCAGACCCAGGATTATAGCCACAATGCCAATACGTACAGACCCTCGTATGAGCAGCCCAAGGAGCAATCCCAGGTGACCACAGTGGGCTCCAGTGTGACCACCATGCCCAGCTATGATCAGGCACCCAAGGATGAGTATGTCGAGgctcagctgcagcaacagcagccacaggaTGCCACCGACGGCAATCGTCAGCCCTCTCCCGCAACCTCCTCCACGTCCAGCTCCAGCTCTGGGTCGAGTTCCACTATAACCGCCACTGATTCGAATGGTAATCAATTCCAGATTAGCAGAAAGCATTTGGCGCCGGGTATGATCCCACGCCAGGAGCCAGAGCTGCAGGATTATGACTATGGACGCAGTGAGGCCAGTTATCCACCTCAACGCAGTTATCAACGCGCCAACAGCTTCAATCGCCAGTCTTATCCGAGTCAGAGCACCGATGATTACTTCACTGGTGAATTCCTGCCCAATGCCAATGCCGGCAATGTGGAGTCCAAGCCAGCGCGTCTTGAGGAGGCGCCACGCCCTCAGATCATCAAGCATGAGCACAAGATTCATTTGCCGCCCTCCCAGCATAACATATACCTTGGACGCAGTCGCCAGCCGCCGCCAAAGGAGCGTCGCATCTCCGAGGTGCAACTGCCATTTGGACAGGAGCATCCTGCCCATGTGGCCGAATTGAAGCCATATCTGCGCAATCATGCAGGTCCTACGGTGGTTTATGCCAAGTCAGCGGCTCGACCCGCCGCTCCACGCTCCTACTACCAACAGTCGTCGCGTCAGCGTAGTCCCCTCGCCGAGGAACTGGAATACAGTGCTCCATATTCACGCATGCGCTACGATCCGGATATAGAATCTGGACGTCTTGAGGAGGCGCCAAAGGAGGTGCAGACAAAGGAACCCGCCAAGGCGCAAATTCATCTGCAGATCCCACATGAGCATGATCCCGATCAGTCCATCGTGGCCACAGCGACCATCAGTCCAGTTAAGCCCGACTGCGATCagaagcaggagcagcaggaacGATCCTCCCGCTTGAgacaacagccacagcagcaacaacaattccaGAGATTGGTGGAGGCACCAGCTGCCGCCGCGTCACCAGCAACCACCcaggccacgcccacgccaaCCCAATCCCAgctggatgtggatgtggcgGGTAATGGCGCCGCCGGACACCTCAATCGACACCTGCAGCCCAATGAGCGCGTTATTTCCGCCACTGCCGCACCCACCGATGCAGCTGCAACGAGCGAAACCTTCCACAAGCGCCGCATTGTGGTCAATCATCCGTTCCAGACGGTGCGCGAGGTGGTCGAGCATGAGCCCATTACCAACTATCATCAGATTCAGGTGAATGAGCCCGCCTCCCCCATGCTGTTCCATCAAGCTGCCTACTATCAACAACCTGTGCAGACCCATGGCAATCTGGTGCAGTATCAAAGCGCCTCCACACATGGCAATCTCTATTCCCACTATGGTTAG